From the Halichoerus grypus chromosome 3, mHalGry1.hap1.1, whole genome shotgun sequence genome, one window contains:
- the LOC118538755 gene encoding large ribosomal subunit protein eL39-like, giving the protein MSSHKTFRVKRFRAKKQKQNRPIPQWTWMKTGNKIRYNSKRKHWRRTKLGL; this is encoded by the coding sequence ATGTCTTCTCACAAGACTTTCAGAGTCAAGCGATTCCgggccaagaaacaaaagcagaatcgtCCCATTCCCCAGTGGACTTGGATGAAAACTGGTAATAAAATCAGGTACAACTCCAAGAGGAAGCACTGGAGAAGAACCAAGCTGGGTCTATAA